One region of Oncorhynchus gorbuscha isolate QuinsamMale2020 ecotype Even-year unplaced genomic scaffold, OgorEven_v1.0 Un_scaffold_633, whole genome shotgun sequence genomic DNA includes:
- the LOC124019572 gene encoding OX-2 membrane glycoprotein-like — protein sequence MARVKSYLTLLLLFLPEGLSQLVRTHQVVIATLGEDAHFSCRLMKHKDVLQVTWQKVTPGATENVATYNKRFGPVVNPPFQRNVEFEDEGLQNCSIVIRGVSRGDESCYKCLFNAYPEGAISGRSCLQINELYGPSLLITQTNNSHTTLSCSATGRPVPIVTWDHIENISLDKSTMADVTHPNQTVTVTITAVVAASSLPDKDTRVGCVASSVGAVKDVSMVIPTRDQASFAGTVVGAVMGSMCLIAGICVILWFLKRRNVTSSRKAPVSDPEFIRTPTKTTTAWETPTSSPPTRDTQTFTPSQMTTPISSPFKMLDSLSSSAKRMMQQAQGVVKKISPERPDDLQCRRKLLEGDEN from the exons ATGGCTCGTGTTAAAAGTTACCTTACTCTTCTGCTGCTATTCCTTCCTGAGG GGCTCTCTCAGTTGGTGAGAACACATCAGGTTGTCATAGCAACCCTGGGAGAGGATGCTCACTTCAGCTGCAGGCTCATGAAACACAAAGATGTGCTTCAAGTCACCTGGCAGAAAGTGACACCAGGGGCGACTGAAAATGTGGCCACCTACAACAAACGATTTGGACCAGTAGTCAACCCACCTTTTCAGAGGAACGTGGAGTTTGAAGACGAGGGTCTGCAGAACTGCTCTATCGTCATCAGAGGAGTGTCAAGAGGAGACGAGTCCTGCTACAAGTGTCTGTTTAACGCCTATCCAGAGGGAGCTATCAGTGGCAGGTCCTGCCTCCAAATTAATG AGCTGTATGGACCCTCACTCCTCATCACACAAACCAACAACAGTCACACcactctgtcctgttctgctacTGGACGACCTGTTCCTATAGTAACCTGGGACCACATAGAAAACATCAGTCTAGACAAATCCACCATGGCTGATGTCACCCATCCCAATCAAACAGTCACTGTCACCATAACTGCCGTGGTGGCAGCGTCCAGTCTACCTGACAAAGACACCAGGGTTGGGTGTGTAGCATCATCCGTTGGGGCCGTCAAGGATGTTTCCATGGTGATTCCAACTAGGGATCAAGCTTCATTTGCAG GGACAGTGGTTGGTGCAGTGATGGGTTCAATGTGTCTCATTGCTGGAATCTGTGTAATACTTTGGTTTCTTAAGAGGAGAAACGTTACCTCATCCAG AAAAGCCCCAGTGTCTGACCCAGAATTCATCAGGACTCCAACAAAGACAACAACTGCATG GGAAACGCCAACCTCCAGTCCACCAACCAGAGACACACAAACCTTCACTCCATCACAAAT GACCACACCAATCTCCAGTCCATTCAAAAT GTTAGACTCCCTCAGCTCCTCAGCCAAGCGTATGATGCAACAAGCACAAGGTGTTGTAAAGAA